Proteins from one Pirellulales bacterium genomic window:
- the rnpA gene encoding ribonuclease P protein component: MPDQSFPKQLRLRSRVDFRRVYERRCSLGDGFVRLLGRLNELPHPRLGLSVSRDCGNAVQRNRWKRLLREAFRLSRPKLPTGVDFIVVPRATDPPKLNALAKSIVDLSWRLAKRLKREAAAKSREERNSRAQTRSRRNDEE; the protein is encoded by the coding sequence ATGCCCGACCAATCTTTCCCCAAACAGTTGCGGTTACGCTCGCGAGTTGATTTCCGGCGGGTGTATGAGCGGCGCTGCTCATTGGGGGACGGATTCGTGCGGCTCCTGGGGCGGCTGAACGAGCTGCCTCATCCTCGCCTGGGTTTGTCCGTTTCGCGCGATTGCGGCAACGCCGTGCAGCGAAACCGCTGGAAACGATTGCTGCGAGAAGCGTTTCGGTTGTCGCGGCCAAAATTGCCGACAGGAGTGGATTTTATCGTCGTGCCCCGCGCTACCGACCCACCAAAATTGAACGCGCTTGCCAAGTCGATCGTCGATCTTTCATGGCGCCTGGCAAAGCGTTTGAAGCGTGAGGCGGCGGCAAAAAGTCGGGAGGAAAGAAATTCTCGCGCACAGACGCGGAGCCGCAGAAATGATGAAGAGTGA
- a CDS encoding J domain-containing protein, translating into MADDYYQTLGVAKNASQADIQKAYRALARKHHPDLNPDDKTAKEKFQKVQAAFDVLNDTNKRELYDRYGSAFEQAGAAGPGARPRGQQSWHAQEMPGGYEQIDLGDLGDIFGQRFGGEGGGGNPFADLLGGFGRKHAGGKGRRGKAPEQPGSDVASEIEIPFQTAIQGGKVEVGVQRAGGKIDHIEVKIPAGIHGGAKIRLRGQGGPGQGNAAAGDLLLTVHVAAHPHFQRRGNDLIVRVPVTLAEAVAGAKVDVPSPHGTISLRIPPRTSSGARLRIRGHGVKLKNGATGDLYAEVQIVLPPLIDDAAAEVIRKLDEEHPSNPRHDLRW; encoded by the coding sequence ATATCCAAAAGGCCTACCGAGCCTTGGCGCGCAAACACCACCCCGATTTAAATCCCGACGACAAAACCGCCAAGGAAAAATTTCAAAAGGTGCAGGCCGCCTTCGACGTGCTCAACGACACCAACAAACGGGAATTGTACGATCGTTATGGCAGTGCCTTTGAGCAGGCGGGTGCCGCCGGTCCAGGCGCCAGGCCACGTGGCCAGCAATCCTGGCACGCGCAGGAAATGCCCGGTGGGTATGAGCAAATTGACCTGGGCGATTTAGGCGACATTTTTGGCCAGCGCTTCGGCGGCGAGGGTGGGGGCGGCAATCCGTTTGCCGATTTGCTGGGCGGTTTTGGTCGGAAGCACGCTGGCGGAAAAGGCCGACGGGGCAAAGCGCCGGAACAACCAGGATCTGACGTCGCCAGCGAAATCGAAATTCCGTTCCAAACGGCCATTCAAGGCGGAAAAGTGGAAGTTGGCGTGCAGCGGGCCGGGGGAAAAATCGACCACATCGAAGTCAAAATTCCCGCCGGCATTCACGGTGGCGCAAAAATTCGGCTCCGTGGCCAAGGAGGACCGGGCCAAGGAAATGCCGCAGCCGGTGATTTGCTGCTGACCGTCCACGTGGCCGCGCATCCGCATTTTCAGCGCCGCGGGAACGATTTGATCGTCCGCGTACCAGTGACGCTGGCCGAGGCCGTGGCTGGAGCCAAAGTCGATGTGCCGTCGCCCCACGGGACTATTTCGCTGCGAATTCCGCCTCGCACCAGCAGCGGCGCGCGGCTGCGAATTCGCGGCCACGGCGTAAAACTGAAAAACGGCGCCACGGGCGATTTGTACGCCGAAGTGCAAATCGTGTTGCCGCCGCTCATCGACGACGCCGCGGCCGAAGTCATCCGTAAGCTCGACGAGGAGCATCCGAGTAATCCGCGCCATGATTTACGCTGGTAG
- a CDS encoding segregation/condensation protein A: MSFQVELTEFRGPLDLLLFLVRKHEVEVTDIPIAPITEQFLQYLEVLQQLNVDDVGEFVELASTLIELKSRSVLPRTEQEAEEPLEDPRQDLVRRLLEYKRFKDAASMLDERGRQWQQHYPRLSSELQQRERNPAEEPIHEVELWDLVSAFGRILREQAAAGPSSIVYDDTPIHVYMERIHAQLREQGKLAMTELFRPHTNRSTLVGLFLATLELVRYHGVLLEQSDLFDEIWILPGNMPSHSLDLSAADSTAESPPTVNDSAAEKKPTKPRRKSSKRKEGDHPKD, encoded by the coding sequence ATGTCCTTCCAAGTCGAACTCACCGAATTTCGCGGGCCGCTCGATTTGCTGCTGTTTTTGGTGCGCAAACACGAGGTGGAAGTTACCGACATCCCGATCGCGCCCATCACCGAGCAGTTTTTGCAATACTTGGAAGTGCTGCAGCAGTTGAACGTCGACGACGTGGGAGAATTTGTCGAATTGGCCAGCACGTTGATCGAGCTGAAATCGCGCAGCGTGCTACCGCGCACGGAGCAGGAAGCGGAAGAACCGCTGGAAGACCCGCGGCAAGATTTGGTCCGCCGGCTGTTGGAATACAAACGTTTCAAAGATGCCGCCAGCATGCTCGACGAGCGCGGCCGGCAATGGCAGCAGCATTATCCGCGGCTGTCCAGCGAACTGCAGCAGCGGGAGCGCAACCCAGCCGAGGAGCCCATTCACGAAGTCGAGCTGTGGGATTTGGTCAGCGCCTTTGGCCGGATTTTGCGCGAACAAGCGGCGGCGGGTCCCTCCAGCATTGTCTACGACGACACGCCCATTCACGTGTACATGGAGCGCATTCACGCGCAATTGCGCGAACAAGGCAAACTTGCCATGACAGAATTATTTCGTCCGCACACCAACCGATCCACGCTGGTCGGCCTGTTTCTGGCCACGTTGGAATTGGTGCGCTACCACGGGGTGTTGTTGGAGCAAAGCGATTTATTCGACGAAATTTGGATCCTGCCGGGCAACATGCCGAGCCATTCATTGGACCTGTCGGCCGCAGATTCTACCGCCGAATCGCCGCCCACGGTTAACGACAGTGCGGCCGAGAAGAAACCGACCAAACCCCGACGAAAAAGCAGCAAGCGCAAAGAAGGTGATCATCCCAAAGATTAA